A genome region from Pygocentrus nattereri isolate fPygNat1 chromosome 6, fPygNat1.pri, whole genome shotgun sequence includes the following:
- the pou3f3a gene encoding POU domain, class 3, transcription factor 3-A isoform X2 — translation MATAASNPYLASNSVLSSGSIVPSESGGGGMQPGSGAVTSVSGGYRGDPAAKMVQSDFMQGSIAASNGGHMLSHAHQWVTSLPHAAAAAAAAAAAAAAEAGSPWSSSPAGMAGSPQQQDVKGGSSREDLHSGTALHHRPPHIGAHQSHQSAWGGTTAAHISTITGAQQQSQQSLIYSQPSGFTVNGMLNPTGSLVHPGLMRGDSPEMDHHHHHHHHHHQHQHPHHHHQQHHGGVSSHDSHSDEDTPTSDDLEQFAKQFKQRRIKLGFTQADVGLALGTLYGNVFSQTTICRFEALQLSFKNMCKLKPLLNKWLEEADSTTGSPTSIDKIAAQGRKRKKRTSIEVSVKGALESHFLKCPKPSAQEISSLADNLQLEKEVVRVWFCNRRQKEKRMTPPGVGQSPEDVYSQAGNVSADTPPPSMDCKREFSDRLLKRCKFER, via the exons ATGGCCACGGCGGCTTCCAATCCCTACCTGGCTAGCAACAGTGTTCTCTCATCAGGCTCCATTGTGCCCTCGGAGTCCGGAGGTGGTGGCATGCAGCCGGGAAGTGGTGCCGTGACTTCGGTGTCAGGTGGATACAGAGGAGACCCTGCGGCCAAGATGGTGCAGAGTGACTTTATGCAAGGGAGCATTGCAGCCAGCAATGGGGGCCACATGCTAAGCCATGCGCACCAGTGGGTAACCTCATTGCCACATGCTGCCGCCGCCGCTGCAGCTGCAGCCGCCGCTGCTGCAGCCGAAGCTGGCTCACCTTGGTCCTCCAGCCCTGCTGGGATGGCAGGCAGCCCCCAACAACAGGACGTCAAGGGTGGCTCCAGTAGAGAAGACCTGCATTCGGGCACTGCGCTGCACCACCGCCCTCCGCACATAGGCGCTCACCAGTCCCACCAAAGCGCTTGGGGTGGCACGACTGCAGCTCACATCAGCACCATCACTGGGGCGCAGCAGCAGTCTCAGCAGTCCCTCATTTACTCCCAGCCAAGTGGGTTCACTGTCAACGGGATGCTAAACCCCACCGGGAGCCTGGTCCACCCTGGGTTGATGCGGGGCGATTCGCCAGAAATggaccaccaccatcaccaccaccaccaccaccaccaacaccaacacccacaccaccatcaccagcAGCACCACGGTGGCGTCAGCAGCCACGACTCACACTCCGACGAGGACACGCCGACCTCCGACGACCTGGAGCAGTTCGCCAAACAGTTCAAGCAGCGTCGAATAAAGCTCGGCTTCACGCAGGCCGACGTCGGCTTAGCCCTGGGGACCCTCTACGGCAACGTCTTCTCTCAGACCACCATCTGTCGGTTCGAGGCGCTGCAGCTGAGCTTCAAAAACATGTGCAAGCTGAAGCCACTCTTGAACAAGTGGCTCGAGGAGGCTGACTCGACCACAGGCAGCCCCACCAGCATTGATAAGATAGCAGCGCAGGGCAGGAAGCGCAAGAAGCGCACCTCCATTGAGGTGAGCGTGAAGGGGGCCCTGGAGAGCCACTTTCTGAAATGTCCCAAGCCCTCAGCGCAGGAGATCTCCTCCCTGGCGGACAACCTGCAGCTGGAGAAGGAGGTCGTTCGGGTGTGGTTCTGCAACCGcaggcagaaggagaaaaggatgACGCCACCCGGGGTTGGCCAGAGCCCGGAGGACGTGTACTCTCAGGCCGGCAACGTGAGTGCAGACACACCGCCTCCGTCCATGGACTGCAAAC GAGAGTTTTCTGATAGACTGCTTAAAAGATGCAAGTTTGAAAGGTGA
- the pou3f3a gene encoding POU domain, class 3, transcription factor 3-A isoform X1 encodes MATAASNPYLASNSVLSSGSIVPSESGGGGMQPGSGAVTSVSGGYRGDPAAKMVQSDFMQGSIAASNGGHMLSHAHQWVTSLPHAAAAAAAAAAAAAAEAGSPWSSSPAGMAGSPQQQDVKGGSSREDLHSGTALHHRPPHIGAHQSHQSAWGGTTAAHISTITGAQQQSQQSLIYSQPSGFTVNGMLNPTGSLVHPGLMRGDSPEMDHHHHHHHHHHQHQHPHHHHQQHHGGVSSHDSHSDEDTPTSDDLEQFAKQFKQRRIKLGFTQADVGLALGTLYGNVFSQTTICRFEALQLSFKNMCKLKPLLNKWLEEADSTTGSPTSIDKIAAQGRKRKKRTSIEVSVKGALESHFLKCPKPSAQEISSLADNLQLEKEVVRVWFCNRRQKEKRMTPPGVGQSPEDVYSQAGNESFLIDCLKDASLKGEPEDQVGISSCSYRQVVLAH; translated from the exons ATGGCCACGGCGGCTTCCAATCCCTACCTGGCTAGCAACAGTGTTCTCTCATCAGGCTCCATTGTGCCCTCGGAGTCCGGAGGTGGTGGCATGCAGCCGGGAAGTGGTGCCGTGACTTCGGTGTCAGGTGGATACAGAGGAGACCCTGCGGCCAAGATGGTGCAGAGTGACTTTATGCAAGGGAGCATTGCAGCCAGCAATGGGGGCCACATGCTAAGCCATGCGCACCAGTGGGTAACCTCATTGCCACATGCTGCCGCCGCCGCTGCAGCTGCAGCCGCCGCTGCTGCAGCCGAAGCTGGCTCACCTTGGTCCTCCAGCCCTGCTGGGATGGCAGGCAGCCCCCAACAACAGGACGTCAAGGGTGGCTCCAGTAGAGAAGACCTGCATTCGGGCACTGCGCTGCACCACCGCCCTCCGCACATAGGCGCTCACCAGTCCCACCAAAGCGCTTGGGGTGGCACGACTGCAGCTCACATCAGCACCATCACTGGGGCGCAGCAGCAGTCTCAGCAGTCCCTCATTTACTCCCAGCCAAGTGGGTTCACTGTCAACGGGATGCTAAACCCCACCGGGAGCCTGGTCCACCCTGGGTTGATGCGGGGCGATTCGCCAGAAATggaccaccaccatcaccaccaccaccaccaccaccaacaccaacacccacaccaccatcaccagcAGCACCACGGTGGCGTCAGCAGCCACGACTCACACTCCGACGAGGACACGCCGACCTCCGACGACCTGGAGCAGTTCGCCAAACAGTTCAAGCAGCGTCGAATAAAGCTCGGCTTCACGCAGGCCGACGTCGGCTTAGCCCTGGGGACCCTCTACGGCAACGTCTTCTCTCAGACCACCATCTGTCGGTTCGAGGCGCTGCAGCTGAGCTTCAAAAACATGTGCAAGCTGAAGCCACTCTTGAACAAGTGGCTCGAGGAGGCTGACTCGACCACAGGCAGCCCCACCAGCATTGATAAGATAGCAGCGCAGGGCAGGAAGCGCAAGAAGCGCACCTCCATTGAGGTGAGCGTGAAGGGGGCCCTGGAGAGCCACTTTCTGAAATGTCCCAAGCCCTCAGCGCAGGAGATCTCCTCCCTGGCGGACAACCTGCAGCTGGAGAAGGAGGTCGTTCGGGTGTGGTTCTGCAACCGcaggcagaaggagaaaaggatgACGCCACCCGGGGTTGGCCAGAGCCCGGAGGACGTGTACTCTCAGGCCGGCAAC GAGAGTTTTCTGATAGACTGCTTAAAAGATGCAAGTTTGAAAGGTGAACCGGAGGACCAGGTGGGGATCTCTTCGTGCTCCTATCGCCAGGTGGTTCTGGCCCACTGA